The Candidatus Nitrosoglobus terrae genome segment GATCTCCTTTTACAAAATTATCTTTACGCCAGACGGTGGAGGATATGCGCCCAGTTGTGCGTCAGACTGCCAATGATCTCATTGATTCTTGGTATGAAAACGGGCAGGTGGAATTTATTGAAGGATTTTCGGCTCAGCTCCCATCATGCATCATCGGCGATTTTCTTGGTTTACCCAGAGCGGATACTTCCTATTTTTCTAAGCTGACCCATGAGATGGGGAAATTTCTTAATATTGGTGTCAGCTCGGATGAGGTTTCCAATGCCAAGTCGGCAGCCTCAGATTTAAAGGACTATATTGAGCAGAAAATTATAGAGCGGCGTAAGAATCCGCGCGATGATTATCTTTCTGTTTTTTTGAAAGCTAACGATGAATCAAGCCAGCTCTCCCAGCTTGAATTCGTATTTCAGATAATGGTGCTTATTATTGGGGGTACGGATACAACTCGCACTACTATTGCTATAACAATTGCCTTATTACTACAGTATCCAGAGCAATGGAAGGCAGTCTGTCAAGATCCAAGATTAATTCCTAACGCAGTAGCAGAATCAATGCGCTATGAGCCAGTTGTTTCTGCTATTGCTCGCAAGACCTTAGAGGTTATCAATATTGATGGTGCGATTATCCCGGCTAATGCGCTGGTGAGTCTTTCAACTATGTCAGCGATGCGAGATAAACAGGTATATGATCGTCCAGATATTTTTGATATTTACCGAGAAAAGCGGGATCGGGTGCATCCGATTTTTGGAGCAGGTGTTCACCGATGTCTTGGAGAGGCTCTTGCACGTATCGAGCTAGAAGAGGCGTTGGCAGTATTTTCGGTACGGATACCCCATGTTCAGCTAAATTATCAGCCAATGATTAGTGGTAATACAGGGGCTCTTCGTCGAATTGATAGCATGGAACTTTCTTGGTCTAACCAGAATAGCCTTTAGAGATCGCTGCTTATAATATATGTATGATAGGAGTTTAAGAATGAATTTTGAAGATAGCTCTAAACTTTCCATACAATCACCGCCGAGTACCTCAGCCATAGGTATCCCAACCGTAAGTATAGAAGACAAGGAAGAGATGAAGACAGATCCCCATGGCGTGCTGCGGAAATACCGAAATATGTACCCCGTTGTGTTTGATGAGAAAGGAGGATATATCGTATTGCGTCACGCTGATGTCCAATATTTGGGCAAAGATCCAAGGCTGTGCTCTACTGAGACCGATTTCCCAGAGGCGCGCGGGGTTACCTCTGGAGCTTTATTTCAGGGCTATGAACAAGGTATGCTGACTGCCAACGGTGAAACCCACCGCCGTCGCCGATCTCCTTTTACAAAATTATCTTTACGCCAGACGGTGGAGGATATGCGCCCAGTTGTGCGTCAGACTGCCAATGATCTCATTGATTCTTGGTATGAAAACGGGCAGGTGGAATTTATTGAAGGATTTTCGGCCCAGCTCCCGCCGCGAATCATCGGTGATTTTATTGGGTTGCCCAGATCTGATGTTCCTTATTTTTCTAAGCTAGCCCATGAGATAGGGAAATTTCTTAATTTTGATGTCAGTTCAGATGAAATTTCCAATGCCAAGTCGGCAGCTTCAGATTTAAAGGACTATATTGAGCAGAAAATCATAGAGCGGCGTAAGAATCCGCGTGATGACTTTCTGTCTACTTTTTTAGCAGCTAATGACGAATCAGGTCAGCTCTCTGAGCTTGAGCTTGAGAATCAGATAAGACAGCTTATTATCGGTGGCACGGATACAACTCGGGCTGCCATTGCCATAGAAATTGCTTTATTACTCCAACACCCAGAGCAGTGGAAGGCAGTCTGTCAAGATCCGGAGCTTATTCCTAATGCAGTAGCAGAGTCGATGCGCTATGAGCCGATGGCTGCTGGTATTCTTCGTAGAACTTTAGAAGATATTAACGTTGACGGTGCAATCATCCCAGCTAATGTGCCAGTTATTCTTTCGATTATGTCAGCGATGCGGGATGAGCGAGTATATGATCACCCAGATATATTTGATATTTATCGAGAGAAGCAGGATCGGGTTCACCCTGGTTTTGGTGCGGGCGTTCACCGATGTCTTGGAGAAGCCCTTGCGCGACTTGAGTTAGAAGAGGCGCTTGCAGCACTTTCAGCACGGATACCCCATGTTCAGCTAAACTGTCAGCCAATGATTATTAATCATGCCGGTATTCGTCGAATTGATAGTATGGAACTTTCTTGGGCAAACTAATCTTTTGGTATTTTGGATAAATTATTTAAAAAACATGAAGCTTAACTGAAAGTAAACAATCTAAAGAACGCACCATTATACAGTTGCATGAGACTTAGCTGCTTGGCGATTGATTTAGCTTGTTTATTTATTAGTTTTCTCGATCAGGAAGGCGCTGCAAACTAACAGCAATACGATTCCACATATTCATCATTGAGATTATTAAGGTGAGGTCTACTATTTGTTGCTCTGAATAGTGCTGTTGTAGTGTTTTGTAGACGTTATCAGGCGCTCGGGTAGCAGAGATATGGCTGAGTGACTCTGCCCACGCAAGGGCAGCGCATTCGGCTTCATTGAAAAATGATGATTCCCGCCATACGGTTAAACAATCCAGGCGTTGTTGATCTTCTCCCGCTTCACGTGCTTGCCGTGAATGTATATTAACACAGTAGGCACAGCCGTTGATTTGAGAGATCCGAAGCTCAATGAGTGCCCACAATTTTTTATCAATCGAAGTGATGTATTGATTGGCAGAGGACAGCGCTTTGATAGCATCAGGG includes the following:
- a CDS encoding carboxymuconolactone decarboxylase family protein, with amino-acid sequence MVIKRINYHQLNPDAIKALSSANQYITSIDKKLWALIELRISQINGCAYCVNIHSRQAREAGEDQQRLDCLTVWRESSFFNEAECAALAWAESLSHISATRAPDNVYKTLQQHYSEQQIVDLTLIISMMNMWNRIAVSLQRLPDREN
- a CDS encoding cytochrome P450, yielding MDFEDSSKFSIQLLSTLPSTSAMDIPTLSVKDMEEMKTDPHSVYRKYRNMYPVVFNEKGSYAVLRHADVQCLSKDPRLCAIETIYPEMFGVTSGALFSFFEQGMLTTNGESHRRRRSPFTKLSLRQTVEDMRPVVRQTANDLIDSWYENGQVEFIEGFSAQLPSCIIGDFLGLPRADTSYFSKLTHEMGKFLNIGVSSDEVSNAKSAASDLKDYIEQKIIERRKNPRDDYLSVFLKANDESSQLSQLEFVFQIMVLIIGGTDTTRTTIAITIALLLQYPEQWKAVCQDPRLIPNAVAESMRYEPVVSAIARKTLEVINIDGAIIPANALVSLSTMSAMRDKQVYDRPDIFDIYREKRDRVHPIFGAGVHRCLGEALARIELEEALAVFSVRIPHVQLNYQPMISGNTGALRRIDSMELSWSNQNSL
- a CDS encoding cytochrome P450 gives rise to the protein MNFEDSSKLSIQSPPSTSAIGIPTVSIEDKEEMKTDPHGVLRKYRNMYPVVFDEKGGYIVLRHADVQYLGKDPRLCSTETDFPEARGVTSGALFQGYEQGMLTANGETHRRRRSPFTKLSLRQTVEDMRPVVRQTANDLIDSWYENGQVEFIEGFSAQLPPRIIGDFIGLPRSDVPYFSKLAHEIGKFLNFDVSSDEISNAKSAASDLKDYIEQKIIERRKNPRDDFLSTFLAANDESGQLSELELENQIRQLIIGGTDTTRAAIAIEIALLLQHPEQWKAVCQDPELIPNAVAESMRYEPMAAGILRRTLEDINVDGAIIPANVPVILSIMSAMRDERVYDHPDIFDIYREKQDRVHPGFGAGVHRCLGEALARLELEEALAALSARIPHVQLNCQPMIINHAGIRRIDSMELSWAN